CATAATTTAGGCTCTGGTGGAGCCGAAAAACTAATATATGATATGGCAATAGAGTTACAAAAAAGAGAGATAGATTTTAGTGTAATTCTTTTAACCTCGGTAAACTGTATATATGGAAAAAGACTTCTAGAAAAAGGGATAGATGTAATATATCTGAGTGATAGATGGGATATATATAGTCCTAAAAATATCTTTAGATTGATAAGAGTTTTAAAAAATTATGATGTAATCCATACTCACATATACTCTGCTCAATTGTGGACAGCTTTAGCCTCTCTTTATTTGGATAAGAAAAGGATATATATTACAACAGAGCATAATACTAGTAACAACAGAAGAGGAAAGAGTGTTTTCAAAGTTTTAGATAAGATAATGTACTCTAGATATGAAAAAATAGTTAGTATAAATAAAGAAACGGAGTTAAGTCTAAAAAATTGGATAGGAGATTATGAGAAAAAAGGTAAAGTTATTGAGAATGGAATAGATATAGAGAGTATATTAAATTTTAAAGAGAGAACTAGAAAAGAACTAGGATTTAAAGAAGAGGATATACTTCTATGTCAGATAGCAAGGTTGAATATAGTAAAAAATCATGAAACATCTTTTAAGACTCTAAAGGAGCTACCTCAGAAGTATAAATTAATACTTTTAGGGGAAGGAGAGAGAAAGGATGAGCTATTAAGATTAGCTGGGCAACTAGAAATAAGTAATAGAGTATATTTCTTAGGATATAGAGATGATGTATATGGTGTACTAAAAGCAATGGATATATCATTATTAACCTCTCAATATGAGGGGCTCCCAATATCATGCTTAGAGAGTATGTTACTTGTTCCCTTTATAGGAAGTCGTGTGCCGGGAATTAAAGAGGTAGTAGCTGGATATGGAGAGCTATTTGAACTAAATAATCATCTGGAATTAAAAGATCTGATTTTGAAAGTTGTTGAAGATAGAGAGCTATATGAAAAATTAAAAAGAGAGTGTAATAAAAGAGCTACAGAGTATAGTATAAAAAAATGTGTAGATAAGTATATTGAAGTATATGAGGGGAGATAAATGAAGAAGATTTTAACAGTATTTACACCAACATATAATAGAGCCTATATTTTACCGAAGTGTTATGAAAGTTTAACTAGACAGACATGTAAGAAGTTTGTTTGGGTAATTATAGATGATGGTTCAACTGATGATACTGCTGAACTGGTAAAAAAATGGATAGACGAGGATAAGATAGAGATAAGATACTACTATCAAGATAATAAAGGGATGCATGGAGCTCACAATAAAGCTTATAAGGTTATTGATACAGAGCTTAACGTATGTATAGACTCGGATGACTATATGACAGATGATGCTGTTGAGATAATTATAGATTATTGGAAAAATAATAAAAAAGAGGAGTATTGTGGATTTGGAGCTCTAAATATTTTCAAAAATGGAAAAGTTATAGGAACAGAGTTCCCTGAAGGATTAAAAGAGAGTAAATATTTTGATATATATAAGAAGTATAAAATCAAGGGGGATAAGAAATTTATATATAGGACAGAACTTATCAGAGAGAATCCATACCCTATATTTAGAGGAGAGAAGTATGTTGGATTGGATTACAAGTATATGAAGTTAGATGAAAAATACTGTTTGGGACTTTTAAATAAACCAGTATGTATTGTTAAGTATCTAGCAGATGGTTCTAGTTTGAATATGTTTAGACAGTATAGAAGAAATCCAAGAGGA
This is a stretch of genomic DNA from Candidatus Fusobacterium pullicola. It encodes these proteins:
- a CDS encoding glycosyltransferase — translated: MKRLAIVNHNLGSGGAEKLIYDMAIELQKREIDFSVILLTSVNCIYGKRLLEKGIDVIYLSDRWDIYSPKNIFRLIRVLKNYDVIHTHIYSAQLWTALASLYLDKKRIYITTEHNTSNNRRGKSVFKVLDKIMYSRYEKIVSINKETELSLKNWIGDYEKKGKVIENGIDIESILNFKERTRKELGFKEEDILLCQIARLNIVKNHETSFKTLKELPQKYKLILLGEGERKDELLRLAGQLEISNRVYFLGYRDDVYGVLKAMDISLLTSQYEGLPISCLESMLLVPFIGSRVPGIKEVVAGYGELFELNNHLELKDLILKVVEDRELYEKLKRECNKRATEYSIKKCVDKYIEVYEGR
- a CDS encoding glycosyltransferase family 2 protein, with protein sequence MKKILTVFTPTYNRAYILPKCYESLTRQTCKKFVWVIIDDGSTDDTAELVKKWIDEDKIEIRYYYQDNKGMHGAHNKAYKVIDTELNVCIDSDDYMTDDAVEIIIDYWKNNKKEEYCGFGALNIFKNGKVIGTEFPEGLKESKYFDIYKKYKIKGDKKFIYRTELIRENPYPIFRGEKYVGLDYKYMKLDEKYCLGLLNKPVCIVKYLADGSSLNMFRQYRRNPRGFCFYRIENMKNPRGNLLYKFKESIHYVASSIWCRNKKFLKDTPCKFLCICAIPFGYMLYKYTEIKTR